One region of uncultured Desulfovibrio sp. genomic DNA includes:
- the sdhE gene encoding 8-methylmenaquinol:fumarate reductase membrane anchor subunit, giving the protein MQTEFAFFPGCVLTQAAKESKMALEAVAPKLGIKLKEIPGWSCCGASQAQDVDPVATLVANARNIALGEKMGLPVLTSCSTCLLMLRRAKAELDGGKKDRINTFLAKGNMTYNGTSEVTSLLWVLAQNAQTLKAKVTKPLAGLKVAAFYGCHSLRPESALGFESSVNPSSFETVVAALGGQTVPFAKRLDCCGFHAVYPAEKSVMRMTSQIVDSAATSGAACIVTPCPLCQMQLDIYQEAAQDIAKSKARVPVLHLSQLVGLALGIPGKELGLDYNVIDATKMG; this is encoded by the coding sequence ATGCAGACCGAATTCGCCTTTTTTCCCGGCTGCGTGCTGACTCAGGCCGCCAAGGAATCCAAGATGGCTCTTGAGGCCGTGGCCCCGAAGCTCGGCATCAAACTCAAGGAAATCCCCGGCTGGAGCTGCTGCGGCGCTTCCCAGGCTCAGGATGTTGACCCAGTGGCGACCCTGGTTGCCAACGCCCGCAACATCGCCCTGGGCGAAAAGATGGGCCTGCCCGTGCTGACCTCGTGCAGCACCTGCCTGCTCATGCTGCGTCGCGCCAAGGCAGAGCTTGACGGCGGCAAGAAGGACCGCATCAACACCTTTCTTGCCAAGGGCAACATGACCTATAACGGCACCAGCGAAGTCACCAGCCTGCTCTGGGTGCTGGCGCAAAACGCCCAGACCCTCAAGGCCAAGGTGACCAAGCCGCTTGCGGGTCTTAAAGTGGCCGCCTTTTATGGCTGTCACAGCCTGCGGCCCGAATCCGCCCTTGGCTTTGAAAGCTCGGTGAATCCTTCGAGCTTTGAAACCGTGGTTGCCGCCCTTGGCGGTCAGACGGTTCCCTTTGCCAAGCGGCTGGACTGCTGCGGCTTCCACGCCGTGTATCCGGCGGAAAAATCCGTCATGCGCATGACCAGCCAGATTGTGGACAGCGCGGCAACTTCCGGCGCGGCCTGCATTGTAACCCCCTGCCCGCTCTGCCAAATGCAGCTCGACATTTATCAGGAAGCAGCGCAGGATATAGCCAAGTCGAAAGCCCGTGTGCCCGTGCTGCACCTTTCGCAGCTGGTGGGCCTTGCCCTGGGTATTCCCGGCAAGGAACTGGGCCTTGACTACAACGTGATTGACGCCACCAAGATGGGCTAA
- the lpdA gene encoding dihydrolipoyl dehydrogenase has translation MKKLTIIGSGPAGYTAAFAAARAGHDVTLVESEAIGGTCLNSGCIPTKTFKSSADILDKFRHMSEFAVTGSSQAAIDMALLLERKNRVIRLLAQGLEKSCAHLNVAVARGRGRLVSAKEVLVTAKDGGTQRIDGDAVILAVGSRPLELPALPTDKRHILTSDDVLNLDRVPASICIVGGGVIGCEMACIFRAFGAEVTVVEGQNRLLPLPAVDEEISKLLHRELKKAGIKVETGVTVSRAEVGDGVVRLHTEAASGERSSVPPPLEVESVFVTVGRVPDTEGLGLETAGVACDARGWVQTDAFLETSVPGVYAIGDILGPGKIMLAHMAAAEAECVVENLGQQATPCDYSLVPSAIFTTPEIGCVGLSEAQALAKGRNVCCVRLHVRELGKAHAMGEIAGMFKLVIDAESQAILGAHICGPHATDLIAEAALAIHMGASVEDVASTIHAHPTLAEGFGDLCRIARLA, from the coding sequence ATGAAAAAACTGACCATCATCGGCAGCGGCCCTGCCGGATATACGGCGGCCTTTGCAGCGGCCCGCGCCGGTCATGACGTAACGCTTGTGGAAAGCGAAGCCATTGGCGGCACATGCCTCAATTCCGGCTGCATTCCCACCAAGACGTTCAAAAGTTCCGCAGATATTCTGGACAAGTTCCGACACATGAGCGAATTCGCCGTTACGGGCTCATCACAGGCAGCCATTGATATGGCCCTCCTTCTGGAGCGCAAAAACCGTGTTATCCGGCTGCTGGCTCAGGGGCTGGAAAAATCCTGCGCACACCTGAATGTGGCTGTGGCCAGGGGCAGGGGCCGCCTTGTCAGCGCCAAAGAGGTGCTGGTGACGGCAAAGGATGGAGGCACACAGCGGATTGACGGTGATGCCGTCATTCTTGCGGTTGGCTCAAGGCCCCTGGAACTACCCGCCTTGCCCACAGACAAGCGCCACATCCTGACCAGCGACGACGTTCTGAATCTGGATCGTGTTCCCGCAAGTATCTGCATTGTGGGGGGTGGCGTGATAGGCTGCGAGATGGCCTGCATTTTCAGGGCATTTGGCGCTGAGGTTACGGTAGTTGAAGGGCAGAACCGTCTGTTGCCCTTGCCTGCGGTTGATGAAGAAATCAGCAAGCTGCTGCACCGCGAACTGAAAAAAGCGGGAATAAAGGTCGAAACGGGCGTCACTGTCAGCCGGGCCGAAGTGGGCGACGGTGTAGTGCGCCTGCATACAGAAGCCGCCAGCGGTGAGCGCTCATCCGTGCCGCCTCCGCTTGAGGTGGAAAGCGTGTTTGTCACTGTTGGGCGCGTGCCGGATACGGAGGGACTGGGGCTGGAGACGGCAGGCGTGGCATGTGACGCGCGCGGCTGGGTGCAGACCGATGCCTTTCTTGAAACGTCCGTGCCAGGCGTATACGCCATTGGCGACATTCTTGGCCCGGGAAAAATCATGCTGGCCCATATGGCCGCCGCAGAGGCGGAATGCGTGGTCGAAAACCTGGGGCAGCAGGCAACGCCGTGTGATTATTCCCTTGTGCCCTCGGCTATTTTCACAACGCCGGAGATCGGCTGCGTGGGGCTTTCTGAAGCGCAGGCGCTGGCAAAAGGGCGCAATGTGTGTTGCGTCCGACTGCATGTGCGCGAGCTGGGCAAGGCGCACGCCATGGGCGAAATCGCCGGGATGTTCAAACTGGTCATTGATGCGGAAAGCCAGGCAATCCTGGGAGCGCATATTTGCGGCCCGCATGCCACAGACCTCATAGCCGAGGCGGCGCTGGCAATCCATATGGGGGCAAGTGTCGAGGATGTGGCCAGCACCATTCACGCGCACCCCACCCTTGCGGAAGGTTTTGGCGATCTGTGCCGCATCGCCAGACTGGCGTAA
- the gcvH gene encoding glycine cleavage system protein GcvH, whose amino-acid sequence MPQYNLPEDLFYTPEHIWVRQEGDELVLGITDFAQSQLEEVVYADVPNVGAQLEAEKEFGSLESMKTVSALFAPITGTVIAVNGDLEDSPALINQDCYGKGWIARVRPEAPAGLHALLRAAQYGQLLPQNS is encoded by the coding sequence ATGCCTCAGTATAACTTGCCAGAAGATCTGTTTTATACCCCGGAGCATATCTGGGTGCGGCAAGAGGGAGATGAACTGGTGCTGGGCATTACGGACTTTGCCCAAAGCCAGCTTGAAGAAGTTGTCTATGCGGACGTGCCCAACGTTGGCGCGCAGCTGGAAGCCGAAAAAGAATTCGGCTCGCTGGAATCCATGAAGACCGTCAGCGCCTTGTTTGCGCCGATTACCGGAACCGTCATTGCGGTCAACGGCGATCTGGAAGATTCCCCTGCTCTGATAAACCAGGATTGCTACGGCAAAGGCTGGATCGCGCGCGTACGGCCCGAAGCTCCGGCAGGTTTGCATGCTCTGCTGCGCGCAGCGCAGTACGGCCAGTTGCTGCCGCAAAACAGTTAG
- a CDS encoding OsmC family protein yields the protein MPMINVEWKGNMLFEGRDSDNRPVIMDASAIYGGNNEGVRPMELLLISLAGCTGIEVGHALNKMRVPFTEFKISADAVRREEIPQIFTEINVEYTVSGEGVTLEKFVRAFELGAVKYCSVANMLKVASRINYSFVVNGEHHAYPLPTASA from the coding sequence ATGCCTATGATTAACGTTGAATGGAAAGGGAACATGCTGTTTGAAGGAAGGGATTCCGATAACCGCCCTGTGATTATGGATGCCTCTGCCATATATGGCGGCAATAACGAAGGCGTACGCCCCATGGAGCTGCTGCTTATTTCTTTGGCGGGCTGCACGGGCATTGAAGTGGGCCATGCCCTCAACAAAATGCGTGTTCCCTTCACAGAATTCAAAATCTCTGCCGATGCTGTGCGCCGCGAAGAAATTCCGCAGATATTTACGGAAATCAATGTGGAATACACAGTCAGCGGCGAAGGCGTCACCCTGGAAAAATTTGTGCGCGCATTTGAGCTTGGAGCCGTCAAATATTGCTCCGTAGCCAATATGCTCAAGGTGGCGAGCCGCATCAACTACAGCTTTGTGGTCAACGGCGAACACCACGCCTACCCTCTGCCGACCGCATCGGCCTAG
- a CDS encoding sodium:solute symporter, with translation MSSSAFWMFGLALAYTLLLIVMSQIAKKKAKAGEDFFVGGRKFSRWTVAFCITGLFSGSTYIAILELSYFTGISAIWYGVAELTHVLIIALVLIGPFRKRMMVTISGLIGDKYGRTAKGIAGAITAITFPMWSVATALAFASCINALTGLDMLASVVITAALMYVFLSAGGMWSVAMTQTANFFVFMGMFAVAIYAIGVNPGYGALATFLETNAKYGSLTSVGLQTILAWFGTFLINVLLAQAAFQMALSCKTADEGRKGLLIAGGFNIIFIVMGVLVGVAAAITMPGNARGLVAVPKYLMETLPAPMVGMFTLGIWACALGWGAPCQFSGATSLGRDVGSALFPEASDAKLVHFTRISLLALTALMILFGYLRSEQAAWWNIFAWTARNGATFAPMVAALFWGVATPRAAVTALVAGCGAGLVWNWMGGWAVNSFYLKIHPVWVAMAANIIGMTVVSLAERGWSVITPQGGAAMLRNAALLVALALLVCLVSAGGWLYATGLWGMTAFLLVLLVWIALIVSTERQQASAR, from the coding sequence ATGTCATCTTCGGCTTTTTGGATGTTCGGCCTTGCACTCGCGTATACGCTCCTGCTCATTGTCATGAGCCAGATAGCCAAGAAAAAGGCCAAGGCGGGCGAAGATTTTTTTGTGGGCGGGCGCAAGTTCAGCCGATGGACCGTGGCCTTTTGCATTACAGGCCTCTTTTCAGGCTCAACCTATATCGCAATCCTCGAACTTTCATATTTTACAGGTATTTCAGCAATTTGGTACGGCGTTGCGGAACTGACCCACGTGCTCATCATCGCACTGGTGTTGATCGGGCCGTTCCGCAAAAGAATGATGGTCACCATTTCTGGCCTCATTGGCGATAAATACGGACGCACGGCAAAGGGTATAGCCGGAGCCATCACGGCCATCACGTTTCCCATGTGGTCTGTGGCTACGGCGCTTGCTTTCGCCTCGTGCATCAACGCCCTCACAGGGCTGGACATGCTTGCCTCGGTCGTTATTACCGCGGCGCTTATGTATGTTTTTTTGAGTGCTGGCGGCATGTGGTCTGTGGCCATGACCCAGACTGCGAACTTTTTTGTGTTCATGGGCATGTTTGCGGTGGCCATTTATGCCATTGGTGTCAATCCGGGCTACGGCGCGCTGGCAACGTTTCTGGAGACAAACGCCAAGTACGGCAGCCTGACCAGCGTTGGCCTGCAAACCATTCTGGCCTGGTTTGGCACATTCCTGATCAACGTGCTGCTGGCGCAAGCCGCATTCCAGATGGCCCTGTCGTGCAAAACAGCGGACGAAGGGCGCAAGGGCCTGCTGATCGCTGGTGGATTCAACATCATCTTCATTGTCATGGGTGTTCTTGTGGGCGTTGCTGCGGCTATCACCATGCCCGGCAATGCGCGCGGCCTTGTGGCTGTCCCCAAATATCTTATGGAAACCCTGCCCGCCCCCATGGTTGGCATGTTCACGCTGGGCATCTGGGCCTGCGCCCTTGGCTGGGGCGCTCCGTGCCAGTTCTCCGGCGCAACCAGCCTTGGCAGAGATGTCGGCTCGGCCCTGTTCCCTGAAGCGTCAGACGCCAAGCTGGTGCATTTTACCCGCATATCACTGCTGGCGCTGACGGCGCTCATGATTCTGTTTGGCTATCTGCGTTCTGAACAGGCCGCGTGGTGGAACATCTTCGCCTGGACGGCCCGCAACGGTGCAACCTTTGCTCCCATGGTCGCAGCCCTGTTCTGGGGCGTTGCCACGCCCCGTGCCGCTGTCACCGCCCTTGTGGCTGGTTGCGGCGCTGGCCTTGTGTGGAACTGGATGGGCGGTTGGGCCGTCAACAGCTTCTATCTCAAGATACATCCCGTGTGGGTGGCCATGGCCGCCAATATTATTGGTATGACAGTAGTTTCTCTGGCTGAACGCGGCTGGAGCGTCATCACGCCGCAGGGCGGAGCCGCCATGCTGCGCAATGCGGCGCTGTTGGTAGCTCTGGCCTTGCTTGTCTGCCTGGTTTCGGCTGGCGGGTGGCTCTATGCCACAGGCCTTTGGGGCATGACGGCTTTTCTGCTTGTTCTTCTTGTCTGGATTGCCCTCATTGTCAGTACGGAACGTCAACAAGCATCTGCCCGCTAG